In the Balearica regulorum gibbericeps isolate bBalReg1 chromosome 3, bBalReg1.pri, whole genome shotgun sequence genome, gctgggaacagTAAATGGTTTTGCCATCAAGCAAAGTGACAAGTCAGGCCCCAAGTCAAGCCAGACACCAAGTCAGGGATGTGGCTGGACACAGGCCCTCCTACAACACAGCTCAGGCCAGGAGCCGGTGCCTCAGCCCAGGTAGGAGCCCCAGGTGAGGGCAAGTAAAGGCTTATGAACGCAGCCAGGGCCTGGCACTCTGCTCTTCATTCTGCTCTGCAGTACCCTGCACAGCAACAGCACTTGTTCAAGAGATGGAACTGGGCACAACTCCAGGAGTTATGACCAGCAGTAAATATGGCGTCTCcaaataacttaaaatattgTTGAACGATAATTGGAGGAAAGCAGATTATAAGCAAATAGGGTTCAGAATTAGCTTTATCCTGCCCTAGTACATCCACTGATCTAGTAAGTGCCTTCATTCCCAGGCCCCCTAACCTCTGGCAGAGAGGCAGGCATGCTTTCggttttcttccctctcatTCACACTCCTAGCTTTAGCCACATTTAAGGATAATCCATAGATGCTCCTCGTTGTCTTAGCTAATAGGCTTGGATGCAATACCCAGGGTCAGTTTCATCTAGACATAACGTCCTTTTTGACAACCTCAGAAATATTTGATGAGGCTTATTTTCTCCCAgtgtttatttccttcttttatttgtttatttaaatctgctattacactgaaaaaaaattattaacacaGTACACATCTTTCATAGTGATCAAACACAGAGAGTATATTTAAAGGTTTACAGAGCAGCCCTAAATCCATCACAGCTCTCTCCTCCATCACATAACATTCTGccaacattttcttaaaaaaaaagtgtaagacagggaagaaaaattgtgattcttctttccctcttaatgaaaaggaaaccaTCCAAgagcacaagaggaaaaatacacacagaaatCACAAAGTaaccaacaaaaatatttgcctaataaaacattttgataatCCCAAAGTGTTATCTCTTTCACTTTTAGGtatctgctctgcagctgtatTCCGAGGCTGCCTATTGACCTTTCTCACAAGTGTTATGAGAATTAGCTGAAAATACCCTTGCAGTTGACAGTGACTTGCAGGATTGCTGTTAGCAGCTTAATACAGGGCACCAGAGGTATTGGCTACTGTATAATAATAATGCTACTGCGGCATGCAACGAAGCTGGTTTAAGACTTGCAGTATAGCAGACTACAATGGCATCCAGCTTTTTGACTATGTTCAGTGTTGGATTCTGCTgtataattatgaaaaaaaaaaacccaatcaaaatACCCAAACAACTGTTCCTCACAACTGAAGTTCAAATGATGCACAAAGCATATAAAATATCACTGATTTGGTATCACATCTGAAGGATTACAAAACGGCATAGCAGACTTGAGGAACTCAAGAACGCTGTATAGAAAAACCGTGACAGATGGCTTGGCAGGCGAACTGCAGTGACATGGGTGAAAGTTTGGCCAAGCCACTGCTGCTAATGCTGCTAAGTCCACCTGACAGAACCTCACAGAGCTGGCAGCcgcagctttgaaaaaaatgcagcagaaaaccGGGTTGTAGAAGTAGGAAGGTGCTTGTGAAAGTCCCTTACTGCACTGCAGTGACTGGACAGATAGTCCCATCCGAAATGACCACATAGCTATGTCAGCCTTTAGCTCATTTTACAACTAACCTCTGAACTTTCTATTGCGCAGTTGCTTAGGTCTCAAGTGAAACGTGATAAAGGAAGTACATGTGTGCTCGTTTGATTTAATATGCTATTGGggacacaaaaaaaatattattgtactTCTTTCTGTACAGGTAGCAATCTGACAGAGAGAGGAGTATCACCTGCAGATATTTAAAAGCACATCTAGACCAGAGATGATTACTTGCTGTAAAAGTCactgattttgagaaaataaaagttgacGACCTTGCAAAGATGAGACATATGGGTGACATTATGAGGGGAAGgcagcccagcagagcagaCAGGTAAATACCTGGCaaatttacttctttctttattccttcCTCTCCCGGACCCGGTGCTGCAAACAAGGCCTGGGCGCTGCGCACCCGTTCAGCGGCTGGCTGCCCGTGCCGGCGAGGCCCCAGCTTGCAGCGGCAGGGCAGGGCACCCCCCGGCCCCTGCAGGGCGTCGCGCCGTTACCGCAGGACGGGGACGCGGCCCGCCCCGGTCCGTCCGTCTCGGTAAACGCCGGCAGCTGGCGCCGTGCGGCCGCTACAtacggcggggccgggcgggccgCCGCCCCCCTTCCCCGCCATGGCCAGCCCTCGCCCCTGCCCCAGCGCTAGACTGCCCGGGCGCGCTCACGCTGACCGCCGCGCCCCAAGCCTGTCCCTCCACGCTCGCCGTCGCGCCGCAGCCAATCATCAGGCGCGCCGCGAGACGGGCGGGAGCCGGCGCGTGGTGTGGGCGGCCATGGAGGACGTGTGCGCCAGGTTCGTGTCGCAGAAGATCAGCAAGGCGCGCTGGCGGCCCTTGCCCGTCGCCGCGCTCCAGCCCCCCGACGTCTTCGCCACCGGCTCCTGGGACAACGAGGTAGCGAACGAGCGAGCGGGCGGGCCCGGAGGTGCGGCGCGTCCTTCCTGTCGGGGAGTGGGACCGGCGGCGGCGCGCCCCGCCGCCTCGGTCCCCTAAGCCTCCTCCGTTTCGCGTGGGAGAGCGGGGCCGGAGCTTGCCGTGAGCGCTGCCCGTCCCGGCAATCCCGGCATTCGTTTGACAGTGCTCTGCTCGCGTCCCTGAGGAAGCCGGGGGGCCGCCCCGCTGCTCGGCGGGGTTATCCCGCTGGCTGAGCGCTTTCCTCCGGCCGGCGGCGGCTTCCTCAGGAGCGGTGCGCGGCCTGCAGCCTGTTGCTTTGCCTGGCTGTAGCGGTGTAGGCGTCTCTGGCCGTGACAGCTGAGCTGACTTGCTGTTAGAtactttcaaaagcattttcgAGTGAAACTGGGGGTGTCATTTCCGTACAGGATAACAGGATCTCCATTTGGTCTGTTGGAGACCTTGGAAGTGTGGGCCTCAGTGGTGAATATCAAGGAGAACCTCAGCTGCTGTGTGACATCAGGCACAATGGTGATGTCATGGACATGCAGGTAAAATAGCTGTGTTGAATAGATGCGTATTTTTTAATGgcttgtcacttgggagaaaTGAAGTCAtagtaaactgaaaaaaaatgctgagattaacaaaaaaattcttatgaAGAAGGGCAAACCCAACCAATATCAGTTTgtaggtttgatttttttgttactttcagATCAAAATGATCATCTTGGTACTGACATCAACTAATAGCATGCTTATTATCTCTCTTTAGTTTTTGGACCAAGAGAGAATTGTGGTTGCCTCATCAACAGGAACTGTAACTGTATTCCGTCATCATCAGAATAACCAGGTAAGTAACTTGTACTGGCTTTAAGCTGCTATTCTGTGTAATACAGGTCTCTTTGATCTTATCTCAAAATCTTATTTGCTCAAAATGCAGGAAAAGTCTGCATACCAAAATCAATTTTTTGAAGTCTGTTAGAAAAAGCTTTGGCTTTAtacataaaaggaaagaaaaaagcattttgcacaCATACTACATGAATTAGATGCCAGAGCCAGATGGACTGGCATATCTGCTAGTATATATCTGTAACCAAATAGTCTGTTCACTGAAAACATACTTAAAAAGTTTAGATTGTTTTGGGGGAGTGCACTTATTAGTACCTGCCTTATTAGAGTTTTTGCATTCTTGAACTAAATGACTCATGTTGAATTTCTTCTCATGAGTGTCACCTGAGGGAAGACAGGTAAACTCTGTAGTCTTTTGCTTTGATTGTAAATCACTGAAAGTAAATGTGTAAtgacttttttatatattcacaATGACACAATAAAGACCAATATGTTAGTAGTTTGATGTGGTACCTAAATTAAACTAAATTCCTTGCAATCAAAATCTAAACCTGACCTTATATTTTGTAAAGGCCTCAGCTCTTTTCCCTTGTCCTGGGGAAAGATTGAAGGGGTAAGTCTAGTGAAAGACATTTCACGGTTCATAAATAGGTTGTGTTCTTTCTGATTTCTAGCTCAGGTAAAAAAGGTgattcagagaagaaataatcAATGATTCGTTGAGGGATTGTGTGCTCAAGGGTTGAGGAAAAATCAGATCTCTGATTCTTACTTGTATAGCAGATTCTTATTCCTGTGAGGTAGTGTGGCTTTCGTGGAgcttgtttgtggttttgtgagTATTCTGGAAGCTTTGGTCTATCAGGATCATTatttaacagcaaaatttcATGTCTTGTTACTACTTAGACTTTATCTGCCAACCAGCGGTGGGAGAAAGCCCATTATCACGTGGATCAAGACACATCTTGTGGTGGAGCAGCATGTACTGGAGTCATCTGCAACAACCCAGAAATTGTCACTGTTGGAGAAGATGGTAGAATAAATCTCTTCAGAGCTGACCAAAAGGATGCAGTAAGAACTATAGGTATGTCAAATAACTGTTCAAATTAGTTTAGTTTGGAGTGGTTTGATTGAGTTTTAACTTCTCAAATGATAACAAACAAAAGAAGTCAGTTTAGAATTGAATTAAATACTCTGAGTTGAATGTGTTTGCTCCAGATTATTCCTGTATTCCTCCAGACCTCATATACTTGAAACATATTTCAGACGTATGTCTATATTCATTCAGGTATTTCCATGTTAATGTTTTAACTGATGGAGACGTTCCAAGCCTAACATTCTGTTTCATCTAGAATTGTTAACTGCTATGATAGTATACATGAAATGTGGTTAGATGTCAAGAATTATTTTGTCCCAAGACCTTCATAACAAGGTTAGTGAAACGGTCGTTTCAATTCACTGTTTGTACTAAGATTAACCCTCATGGTATCCATATACAAACCCATCTATTTCTCTGTGTCTAAAGGAACACCAGAAACCACTGTTTGTACCCTGTTCTTCTGCCAGATATCATGGCTTACAGTGATCATTTCTCCCTTAGTGAAAAAGCTCCATATTTCCTGGAGTAATAGATTATGTGATAGAGTAAGATGTTTGTGAAAGGTGTCAAAACTTGGTTATTCTCAACTCTTTATCATGCTGGTCTCATGGAAATAGAATACAAGTTTGTAGCATCTGTTGGAAATGCaacttaaaagcagaaataatttcaaggaCAGTAACACCATGTTTGCTAGTGGCATTATTAAACCAGGACTTTCTCCTTGTAATCTCAGCTTGACATAGCACCTGTGTTTCTCCTCAAGCAAAATCTTTCCTCCAACGGATGAAGGAATTCACACAGTGATAAGCCAATTAAGGAAGGAAGTGCTCTGGGATTTCTAAAGGGGGCGCTTGTGTGCGCATGGCTGTACACGCACATACAAGATAAATCCTATTAATTGCATACAGCCCTTTACTGTAGCTCCTTAGGAATTTCTGTAGGAAACCTTtctatgctttaaaaaaaatagtagcagGACATGAGGCAGATTTTATtagcacatgcacacaaaacaCAGTAACTTCCCCTTTGAGTGGTGCAAACGTTAACTAGtttaaaaggattattttatttttaaatctttacttATATGCAGATACTAACAGAGTGTTCTAGTGCAAGTTTAATAGAGTAGAATGTTTTGCTGACTCACAGGAAGCAGATGTCCACACCAAAACAAATCTATATTCTTCTCTGGGCAATTGCTCAGATGCTTACATACAGATTTAACAATGTGCAGGATgcaagttgtttgttttcttagtgCTCACTAGATAGTACTATGTAAAAATGCTTGCTGTGTAGTGGTAGCATCAGTCATTGTTACACTGCAGTAAGACTTTGCATTGAGATTTGCTGGTGCGTAAATATTTAAGAGATCACGTGTGAATTGAGAAATGTCCTTTTGGAAATGGGAAGGGAAACGTTAAAATAACAGGAACGGTCTGTAAATAAGTCAGTGACCTGGTAAGTGAGCCTTACCTGGAGTTATGTAGAAGGGACTAGTGCAAACTTTCAAGTCCTTAGGACAGAGTTTTATAGTGTAAGCAATCCTTTGTACTGGCTCCCAGTACAATGACATCTTCACATTTCCCAGGTGCTGGGCTGAACTTTCAATGTGTTTTAATATGAAGATAGAACTCTTGTACCTTATGAAATACTTGTAAAGGAGTACCTTGctatttttgttactgtttagTAGATTTAAGAGTATAATACAAAGTCGATATGTTTATAGTCAATCATGGTAGGAAAAAATCTCCAAAGTTAGAGATGATGTAAAAATCTTTTGGACCCATAAAGATGTATCATTGCTAAATCAATGACTATTATTCTGtcacaaaatttaaaatcctttaaaactTCAGTGTTCAGTactctctcatttctttttaaaggtcttttggtgttgtttttttttcttcccattggctttcatttaaatagcaggcagaaaagaaagctcatTCAAATATCTGTAACTAGGCATCAATGTAACTTGTCTGTCTCAATATCAGAAAAGGTTTGCATCTtatgcagcaaaaaaaatcacctataTTTCCAGTATAAAGTTAcgcaaagaattttaaaattacccCATCATAATCAAGACAAGTTTATATACaataacagaatgaaaatataaaaaaatggtGCCTACGTTCTCTCCTAAAGCCTCCAAAAGTTTCACCTCAatgctgtgaagtgttgtgCATTGTAAATAATTGTGACGAAAAAAAGCACTGGAGAAAAGGACCTGAAAAAAGAGCTTTGCCATTTAATTATGAAGATTAACAAGCACAGCATAATTCTAGTTTGGCTTTAGGGACAGGGATGGATATCGCATTGATGGTTCTTGGAAAAGGTCTAAAGAAAGCTGGTGAATTAAGTGCTTCTGTATACAACTGCTTCATGTTCTCAGCCAGAATTAGTGGTTCTTAGGTTCAAAATAACAACTGCATTATGAAAAGCTCTGTAGCTTGCCTCCTGTCAGTAGATACAGAGCATATGAATAAAACTCTTATGAAAACCATGGACCTGGTTAATTTGGTTCTTCTTCTTAGGAACTATAGGAAGAAATCTATAGTTCAAGAAATATAGTTCAGAGAAATCCACAGATCAACAAGTAATTCTGTAAGCACCAGAGCTAATTAGATATTACTTCTTACAGATTTGTCTCAGTAGTGCTTGATAGAGGAAGCAAGGGCTCCTTTTTAACATGATACCCTTGCAAGACTTAAAATTCACATGCCACTGGTCTGTCTGCCctgaaaatgcagagagatTGTAACCATGTTTAAGCAGCTgtattctgttttctaaaaagaGTTATTTTGTCATAGATGGAAGCTAGCATTCTGTAAGTTTACCTGAATGCTTTCCTCATCTCTCTTGCAGACAATGCAGACAGCAGTACGCTCCATGCAGTGACTTTTCTTCGCACAACTGAGATCTTGACAGTAAATTCAATTGGACAGTTAAAAATATGGGACCTCAGACAGCAAAGAAATGAGccatctcaaatattttctttgtaagaccttcatttttttaacatatttactGAGAAGCATGTGCTATTTTATATAATCTGATTTAAATCTTTCCTGATACCTTCTTGACAATGGGATGATAAATGATTGTGGGGgtttaaaaaggtttttaacttttttggtatttaaataatcaaaagCAGAGTCTGCTTAATGGCTGAATTACTGTTGTGGCTGAGTATTGTATTTGGGTGATGTGGTATGATTTAACTCTTGAAGGCATCTGCacacttgctcttttttaagaaaaaaaaaccaacaaaaaaaacccacaaaccaaagCAATCCTCAACCCaaaactttttctctttccctaattaaatatactttacatctgtttttctccacAGGCCTAATATAAAGTTTCTGGCATTTGAAATCTATCTGAATAACTTTGTGCCTTATAAGGTATTGTGAGAAAACAAACTGAGCTAGATTCAAATCCCATTGTTGTCTGTGGAGTAATTCCCATTGCTGTTAATAGCCTGTGGTTTAGGTACCTGGTTTTGGTAGTGCCCAGTCTCCCTTTGTAACTCTTAGTATATGTTGAAATTGTAATTATAACATGAATTTCAGAGTAGCTTTCTTATTGTAGGTATACTTAAAGTATTATCTGCATGCAAGGTTTTCTCACTCCTGTAAAGCTGTCAGATACTGTGTAGACAGGACACAGAGCCTGATGCTCATCCAATTGTAGCTTCACATTACTGCCATACCTCTAATTTCCAGTAGATGTCATGCGGCTTCAGCCTGTAGTGACTAGATGCTACAGGAATTGAAGCTGCAGCCATTACCGTTACGTTGTTCATCAACGCTCGTAGGAattaagaaggagaaaacagaagctgaatAAAGAATTCATGtttgggtggtttgtttgttcttctgcTTTGCAGGACAGGTGACAGAGTTCCACTGCACTGTGTGGACAGGCATCCCAATCAGCAGCATATTGTGGCCACGGGGGGCCAGGATGGGATGCTGAGTATTTGGGACATCAGGCAGGGTACTATGCCAGTGTCCCTGCTGAATGCTCATGAAGCAGAAAGTAAGTCTCTGAAATGGATGGGGGAGAAGAAGGTGGCATTTTAGAAAAGTTTCTAATTTCTGTACAAAATTGGGTATTGTAGCTACAATAGAAAACAATCACATAGTGGCTACTTGATGTGTTTTCATCCAGTTGGCTTCAGTTTGTTCCTTCTCTGTATATGAGACTGTTCTTATCTAAAAGCCAACTCTGTCTAAAACTAGACTTAGTAAGCAGTTCTTTAATGAGCCATCAGAATGGCTGTGTTTCCAGAGGTGTAGGTATATAAATAGTCATAGAAATTGATGCTGTGGTATACAAGTACAGTGAAGCAAGAATGCAGTTACTAACAAACTTGAAAACGTGAGGAAGAGGGGAACCAAAGGTAGTACAGATCCATTTGGTGCTTCCACAATGCTGGAACAGCTCACTTTTCCTAGTAACTTTATATGAGCAAGACAGCAATTCATTTTGTGCCAAAAATTTCTTGACTTGATGCCACAATTATatttaaggaataaaaatatttcttgatatGTTAAGTTTTACTGACTTAAATATCTTCTCCACGGTTGTgaaatttaaacacaaaataataatgTGTTTGCTGGGAAGGAATGTATGCTGTGTGCAGATTTAAACTTAATAGTACGGAAGATGGCATGAGAAAGTATGCAGAATGCCGGAATTCAGATAAGATTTTAACCTTTAACAATTTTCACAGTactgaaaatacaacaaaatagCATCTtcttgttggtttgttttttgggtttttttcccctctctgtctCCCAGGGGAGGGAATATGGCAGTAAATAACTAAGGATGGGGTTTTGGGTCTCATACCCCACAGACACTTAAGAATGTAAGGTTTTGGTGGGGGCCTGGGTTCTTGTAAGTGCATGTCCATATCATACCAAAGTGCACTAAGCAAAGTACTTGATACTTGGTCTGAAGtggtttgtttgattttggtttgATACTTCCAGTGTGGGAAGTTCACTTCCATCCCTCCAGCCCTGATCACTTATTTACATGTTCTGAAGATGGATCTCTTTGGCACTGGGATACTTCCACAGACATATCTGAAAAACCATCTTTTCTTCATCAAGGTAAGGATGTTTGAAGTCAATCTGCACTGAATTTGTCAGTTGGCAGTGTAATTAAAGTCGATGTTCTCCCATGATCCAATTAATAACATAGTCCTAATACAGAAAACTAAAACCTGGTTTCTTTTCTTAGAAAGCAAGCCCTTATTGGCACTTCAAGAAAACTACTTATAAAGCTAACAGTTGTGTGAGATTTTTGTGGTCtgtgttggttgttttgtttgggttttttcttaaatctgctGTACTCTGTCCAGTGTGTGATGGGGCACATCTagtatttcaaagacagatCGTGTTCACTTAAAAATCATCTGTATATAGAGAAGACTTGAAGGCAGCCTAAATGACACATTACTATCTGAGTCTCTGAGGGACATATACAAAATGTTCTAATACCAAAGTAATTGATACATTAATAACataatgtaattattattttactattCAAGGTCATAATTGGAACTTTCAATGAATGAAACCGATCCCTTTGTATCGTGGCAGGATTTTAATTGAAGATATGATTCTGGCTTAATAtaagcatttgttttcacatACCAGTCACAAAGACTGCTTAATTGCTTGCCACTTCAGACTGTAAACAATGGGCAAACTTTCAGATGTCATCTGCTGCCTTTGGCCTCAAAGTTGTAATTCAAAGCTCAGTTCTACATAGGGAAACAGTAGAATAACTGATTCAAGTTGCACTCTGCATGTTTTCAGgtatattaaatataaaccCTTTAGCACCACTTCATCCCTTTGTTAATTTTATGCTGAATGATAGTTCTCGAACTGCGGGACTTCAGTTTGAATGTAAAATGTTATGTGGAAAAAATTCAAAGTCAAATCCAGGTATATCACTTGCTGCAGAGTAAGTAGGGAGTGTCATTACAGCAAAGCTGATGCCCCAAGTATAGCAAGACACCGTATAAACAGACTTTTGTTCTTAGGTCTGTCCTTGCTTTAGTCTCTGGCTAGAAAATCTTGTAGATGTTTACACTATTTGCTCAGTGAGATGAGTTCATAGCTGTACTGTCTTACTTGTCTTAACTGGGGACAGAGCTGGTAGCAGGTTTCTGTAATcacttgaaatacttttttttttaaagctattttttccttcatttatcaAAGGGACAACAACATTTGTCAACTAATCTGAAAACTGacttaaatgtaaaatgataTTCCTGTTATGTCTGTCCCATATCTACTATGTTTCTCCAAATTCTGAGAATACATGAACTAAATTGGAActtatttccctctccttcttgcaggaggaagaagtacTACCTATCTTTCCCACAATACCATTAACCAGTCTGTAGTAAGTGCCTGGTTAAGCAATGATCCTACCAAAGACCGCATGGAAATCACCAATTTAATTCCAAATCAGACTTTGTCTGTGAATACTTTAGATATTTTAGGACCATGCCTAGTATATGGTACTGATGCAGAGGCTATTTACGTGAACAGACAACTTCTTGCATGAAACAACTCCAGTATCCTTTTGAAGTACTGATCACCTTGAACTACTGGGAAATGTCAAGTTCATACTTAATGATGCTCATTAGTCTGTTATCAGCGTGTGGAGGAGACAGCCTGGTCCTGGTACTGCAGAAGGTACCTCAGATTCTGACAGCCATCTGTAGTTATTGATGCTCCAGGATGGGTAACTGATTTCCTCCCCAGtgcctgtttggttttgggaagCAGGAAAGTAGTCACTATGGCAAGATAGTTGCTGTAAGCTGATTTCCATAATACACATGTGTGTACAAAGTGAAGAAAGGTAAActcccaatttatttttttatttcccccccataaagatatttttcaagtattaaTTCTAAGGCCAAATTATGGGgttctttgaaattctttttgtCACCTGAGATGGGGGGTTTTTAAGCTgagctttttatatatttagagGAACATAACTTTTTATGTTAGTTCATGAGAAttggaaagcaaaactgttAAATGTGAAAGGTTCTATAGGAATTGTAGCATTTTAgtaacattttgtatttttacagctTCATCATGGATGCTGCATGTTAAAACTTGATAATGTGCCGGTAACTCTC is a window encoding:
- the NUP43 gene encoding nucleoporin Nup43, whose product is MEDVCARFVSQKISKARWRPLPVAALQPPDVFATGSWDNEDNRISIWSVGDLGSVGLSGEYQGEPQLLCDIRHNGDVMDMQFLDQERIVVASSTGTVTVFRHHQNNQTLSANQRWEKAHYHVDQDTSCGGAACTGVICNNPEIVTVGEDGRINLFRADQKDAVRTIDNADSSTLHAVTFLRTTEILTVNSIGQLKIWDLRQQRNEPSQIFSLTGDRVPLHCVDRHPNQQHIVATGGQDGMLSIWDIRQGTMPVSLLNAHEAEMWEVHFHPSSPDHLFTCSEDGSLWHWDTSTDISEKPSFLHQGGRSTTYLSHNTINQSVVSAWLSNDPTKDRMEITNLIPNQTLSVNTLDILGPCLVYGTDAEAIYVNRQLLA